The DNA region ACCTCGCCGCCCCTGTTGCCCCTTCCTGCACCACTCCATGAACCTCCGAGAGTGAAGACCGATCCATCCCCTAGCACAGTCATCGAATGGTATCCCCGCGGAATTTTCATTGGGGGACCTCTGTACCAGCTATTGGCGGAGGGGTCGAAAAAAGTAACGGACGCTGCATTGGAACCTCCGGTAATCATAATTCGACCGTCGCCTAAAGTAGCAGTCCCAGGGCAAAACATGTCGTGGTTCGTATTTGTGATTTCTCCCTCCGTACTCTCATTGGTTGCAGGATCGAAAATGGAAATGAAAGTTTTTCCGACACTACGGGCATAATGAGTCCTGCTCCACGCTGACCAAGCTAGAATTCTCCCATCGTCCAGATTTGCAGCAGCTACAGCAACCAGAGTCATAGCGTATTCACCTTCCCACGGATTTGGCTCCGGAGCTACTGTGGGTTCCGCACTTGAAGTTGGTGAAGTGCTCGGAGATACGGACGTTGAAGGCGCCAATGAAGGCACCTCCGACGACTCTGTTGGTGCTGAACTGAAAGTCGGAGCAAAGCTAGGAGCTGGGGAAAAGGTTGGCGACAACGTCCCCGCCAAATCGATCtcaacaaaagaaaccaTTGCGTTGTTGATAGGGCTGAAAAAAGCAATTGCAAAAGCACCATCACTATTGGCTGCAAAATCTTTCCTCATCACGAGAGCCGTATTACACGctccagcagcagcaaccacATCCAGGTCGGCCTCGAATACCTCGTCGTTTACAGTAATGGTCATAACACGTTTGCCTTCGGCGCAAAAGTAGATCTCAGCAAAGCCGAGTGATATCGTGTACATGTCACCGACACTGAATCCAGGGATTGTAATAACGAACGTATTTCCCCATCGGTGACTCCGGAATGTCGCTTCTCCGTACCTTCCAGCTCCTAAGATCTGGGCCCCAGGTTTGGAATAGACACCAAGATTATCACCGGAGATGTATGCAAGGTCTTGGTTAGTTCCAGTCTTGAGATAGAACAAGGGAGGCCCTGGTGCTATCGTTGGTTCTACGCTAACACTCGGTGAAACGCTTACGGTTTGTGAAGGTTGTTGTGAGGGTGGCGAGGATCCGCGTAAGGCACTCAGACTTGGCATACTACTTGGAGCGTTGGACAATGTCGGTTGAATTGTCGGAGCAGGGGGGCCCTTTCCCGCTCCCGCTCTCGTTGGCTCAAAGCTCACACTGGGGCTCGGGCTTGGAGCTGCCGACGCCGAGGGCTCCAGCGTCTCCTCTGCGAACAGGCCGTCCGCGACGCGCCAGAGCTGATCGGGGCCTTCATCACAGGCTTCCTGAACAAGCTTCGTACCTGGGGCAATCGAGGCTCCGAATATGCTCAAGCATTTGGCACTATGCAGAACGCGAAGTTGTAGGTATGCACCACCGCCAACAACGTACCAAAGGGTGTTGCTCGTACACGGCAATTGAATGACATCGGCACTGTCTGTCACATCCAAGTCGGCAACACCCAAACACTTTTGTGAATGAGAGGCCACAACTTGGAACTGGCCCTCACCAACAATCAAGAATTGATACTCCTGACTATCACCTCCGTTGCAAGATGCCTGGACAGCCTGAGCACCATCTGATACACTGCCCCCAAGTATATCAACACAGAGTCCACTAAATCCTTCTGAAACTATGGTGGAGACGTTTGTTGCTCGTGCAATCGTGGGCTCGATGCTTAGATTTGGCGAAGCCGTCGGTACATCTGCTAGCATTCGGGCTTGCATAGCGTTTGCTCCAACATGTTGTATCTGAATGAATGAAACCATAGGGTTGTGAATCGTACTGGTAAAATCGATCACGAATTCTCCTCTGCTACTGGCCTCGAACGACTTGGTCAGAATCAAAGCAGTGCGGCACCCACCAGCGGCATTATAGACATCCAAGTCTTGCGCAAACGTtcttccattgactgtgatattCATAATTCGCTTTCCGTCCTGGCATTGGGGGACCCACATCTCAGCGAACCCCATTGTTACGTCGTACGTATCGCCCGCAACGAACCCCGGTATGGTGAAGACAAAGGCTGGCCCAGTGCGATGACGGTTAAATGTGTCTTGCCCATAACTGCCACACCCCGAGTAAGTTGCCCCATCGGTTTCTGTCTCCGACCAAGACGAATTCGTAGTAAGAAACTGGTTGTCGTGCGTCGTTCCCGTACTGAGGTAGAATCCAGATTCGGATCTGCGCGCAAAATTGCTGCGTTTCAAAAGTTGCTGTAGTCCGTCATATTGCTCGGATACTGTCTTAACTTGCCACTTGACGCTGGGACTGTCGCAAAACCATTGTACCATAAAGGCCCCTGATGTGGAACGCGAACTGGCATCGACACTCAAACAATAACCAGAGTGCTGCAAGATCAATACCCCATCACGTTGCTTCCACAGCGTAGCGGGGTCGTTGTCGACACAAGACAGTTGCACTATGTCAGCCCCAGGTGCTAATGCCCCATCAGCCACACCAAGGCACTTGTTGGAGTGGGAAGCCCGAATTTGATGATACGCGTTGTCTGTACCGCTAGCAGGAATAAAGTCGAACACCTGGTGCTTGTTACCGTCATTACAATTCCCTTGAAATATGGACGCCCCGTCGTCTTGGCTCGCTCCAGCAACCTCCACGCAGAGAGAGAGCTCTGATACAATTTGACGCTGCGGCGTTGTCTGCGCTGAAACGGAAAGCGTCAAGAACAGCAAGCAAAGAACACTCCTCAGAGAAGCGTGATGTCTGCGAGTGGTCGACGCGAACATTCCCATTCTGAGGTTTGctttcttcgctttccaATTCCGACTTCGTTAACTTTCTTTACCTTTCTGTTTACCGCTCTGCGGTCGGTTTACAAGCCTTCGCGTTACGTAACTGTTGTTGAATTACAGAGTGAACAAAGCttgttgcgttaaagatGACTTTGGGTAACACTGTTGCAACACAGAATGAGTACATCAGGATACTTTTGAATGCAGTTTTCGGTTGCCGATGGCATCGGTCTAAGATGAAACTGGCTCGTGCTTCCAGAGAGGGCTTTCCTTTCAAACAAAGTTGTGGCATAGCTCCATAAACAATCAGCGACACCAGATACTCAGCCCTTCGACTAGAAATCGCGACACCGATCAGGAAAGGCATGCCAATCGTGACTAAATTGGGAAAATTATGCTGCTTTACCCGTGAATGAAGGAAGATGCGAAGGATATTAGCATAATTGTTTGGCCAAGAGATTTCTGAAATTGACGGGATTTCTATGAAGTGCTTCAACAATTTCAAGTATGCCTTCTGTTATACTGATATCCCATTTATAAGTAGTGGATCGCAATCTCAGTCAAATGTGACTGAATGGACAGATTTTCTCCAATACCATACTAGTATAGTGGTTCAAGATTGATCATCGTGCACATAAAAAATATATGCTTAAACCAAAACTTACCGTTAATTGTAAGCAATGGCTCTACTGGTCATGTATGCCGGTGACGTTTCGTTTAAGTATTTCTTCTGGGTATGAAACTGCAACGATCATGGGCTAGAATAGTCCTAAAGGAACCAAAGTAGCTAGATCGAAGGCGTAAAAATAAAACACACCTTTTGCCCAGGGGTGAGCCTCAAATCTCTCGAATATCAAAAACGAAATAAAACAATTAGAAGACACTTTCACTTATCTCTGTCATGATAAAAGTATCATTCATACTGGCTGGCGTTTTACGTATCCGTTTATTTATAAAAAAAAATTTCATAGCCGCTTTCGAAACCCGACCCTAATTAGATCGGCCGATTTCTaatccgactctaaaatCGGTTCGCTTTCTGAAATCCGACCTTATTTTTagagtcgctttcgaaatccgactcaaaattagggtcggatttagagtcggattttaAAGCGACTCAATTTTTCCGCGCATCGCGAGTATCCGGATCGATGCCATATTTTGCTATTTTTGGAGCTCATTTCGATCATAAAACGAGTTCTACTTGTCGCGTCTATCGACCTCTGGGTCAAGTGCATGATCTTCCCGGTAACCCGACGGTTTCTTCTACCCCCAAGAAACACCATTGCCAAAACATTTGTTAGaccctaaggggagggagatcccagagtatTATAATCATACGATACTGTATataatttatccaaaaactacgcctaagtaattactcagggatctgtccttgcttttaagtaattactcagggatcagTACCGGACCTCatagtaattactcagggatctgtcttcgcttcgcaaccttATTCGATTGTCTGTTCCAATAGAACTCGGTACCCGATGAACTCTTATCCGTTTGTCTGAGCCTCCCGTTTCTGTCTCCCCGCTTCAGCAATATTCAGGCTGCCTTTAATTCGGTTTTCCCGCAAGCAACCGGAAAGAGCTTctttgcggtgaatttgtagaatacccctacgtcaagcggtacatgagggttcagatccctaagtctatctgACAAGTCTATgatcttatgtttttacgcctttgattgtctacgaaagtatgcgggatcctttcggttccttagacaattctagcccgttattgttgcagttttctagtttatcagacccagtagttctatgctgaggtagcgggatcaaaggtagtgttttcgttgtgttttcgagtgtttgaagtgaccgctgattccgattgtgcctggggaggtggggcaaaatacctggcttttcatgtcgttgttaagTCGCCAATacctgcagaggcctggaatatactgccagtttcttgtagtggtccacgtgatagacgtgttgattggttactgggtttcgtatccgtctaacggtctgaaacaaggcaaatctccatggttggacgcatccatgaatctcttcatccatcgaagaaggtgcattgcacaaaattgtattgtttgctaaaagctcgggTTCTGAGCATCattcatgtgtggatgataagtagtatgcttatacgaagcagttacttatgcaacaattattatcggaattGTACCGCAAGTTAGTCGCagatcctccactctgatagatattgattaaatatctcgaatggatgagagcgacagctgttttgtgttcgctAGTGTTCGTTgcgtacttattgtatggttatgaaacggtactcgttatcaatatcatttattcaagtctatatgtgaaattcacatttgatgacatcaatgatcaataattctcgtgttcacgtggcgtgagaacactgaatgttctaaaccaactaacagaattttatgagtttgtgatacaggaagaaagaagaaagttgaccatggcagccgctttagctcaagttcgaaatgcttttgttacaatatacaccaatgtacaccgtatggacagaagcgctgttaggaacagagcctggtaaacaagagagggcgttattacaaacgaccggcgatacacctaagggcaggaagatcccagagaagtaggggtatacctagctgcatacaatttatccaaaaactatttctaagtaattgctccgggatcatcaagttggtttgtctttggcgtaggtaactgctccgggatcttcaagttggtttgtcttttgcgtaagtaactgctccgggatcttcaagttggtttgtcttttgcgtaggtaactgctccgggatcttcaacatagtttgtctcttgattaagtaattgctctgggatcttcatcatggtttgtctcttgtctaagtaattctattggattggtgataaatcacctaaggaaaaggagatccctgtgGAGTAAACTTATACATGAATgaatattttatctttacacagggattcattttttacttaacgcatcccactgggatccaaaaaattcccactgaCAGGCGCGAACACCATAAAGGGAACATATGATCATAACTTTCCCGGAAAGCTCTATTTCACTCTATTGCTCCAACCAGACACTAAACCTCGATTCGAAGTTTGTAGTAGGACTTTAGTGGAACTTTCAGCTTTTAATAGAGGATGAGTTATTGTAGTCCAAAATTTTTTTTCGTCACTCGTGACTGCAGTCATGAGTGTTTTTGCCAACTCGTGACCGCAGTCACGAGTGTTTTCGACCCGAAATCGCCAAACTCGCCAAAATAATAAAACTCACCATGGTGGACTCGGATGAAGATTTCTCCTTGGGAGAGGAAGACAAATACACAGAATATGACGGATGCACTGAAAAGCATGCACTGGAAGACATTGGGCCAGAACACAAGGCAAAATCGGTCCGGTTGAAgtctccaaagtcgtccaatCAGACAAGGGGCCGGATGCCAAGCACACTTGAGGTACTTTTGCCTATGGAAAGAGAAGCTTCCAGTCAGGGCATGAATCCATTCATTGTATGATTGTCAAGTGCACCAATTTAGCGCGACAGTTCAAGGAAGACATTCCAATGGAGGAGGCAGCTGATGAGGCATTGGAAATGGAGGAAGCTGATGATTATGATGCTTACAAAGCGGGATTAGACGAAGGTATACCTCCCGAAAATTATCCGGATGAAAGCGGAGAGGAAAGCGATGTAGAGGATGTGTTTGGTGCGGCTAGCAATGCTGATCTCAAGGAGAACGGAGACATTAAAGACACAGTGCAAGTTTAATTTCTCTTTACTTTCCGGGTTATTTATGCGTATTTAGGGCCTTATCTATGTATCTAAACAAGGGTCGGAGATCACCAAAATACCTCAGCAAGCTTTCTAACAGTACAATCAGTGCATATATAGATAGCTTTATAACGGGGAAATATGTTCCCTTTATGGTGTCCGCGACtgtgagattcaaaaacggTGAAAGTTACTCCACAGGGATAACTAACTTtgttacgatatacaccaatgtacaccgtatggacagaagtgctgttaggaacagagcctggtaaacaagagagggcgttattacgaacaaccggcgatacacctaagagacttagggactgtaaaactctactcgttggcgacgctcccctcgggttaggcagcggatacgaggacctatgcgtaaactagcaatgcggatcaaagaacttataaaacaatgattgaagaattagtgctataaactaattcttgttgctcctcccatttgccaagatacaacaaaacctgaggaacaaactcaaacgtacacaaatatctttcttccgtcatagtatccttataccgtgacgcgcgctcacatatacttatagtggaaccggaaatacctttcatgACATGCATGCtgcgggaaatggagcgcatccatttacatccgttagtcaggcaataagtattgtcagtcccactccgttgccactgtcagaacacgacataTTCAGTCacgttctctccaacgcacgatacatcattgtatctgggaatttcatgcaataagaccgagttaacttccatacgactcacttctcccttatgaacactccaaccgccgctcaccgtgttgacgtcttgaggacggacatcactaggagacatgtcgcatggtactatatcgtgacactccccatcggtCTGTGTTGTATCCTTCAAGGCCTTGGTATCACAATCAGATGTATCGCCATGCCAGAATAGTATAGGCTTAAGAAGAGGCCATGCCTGctggaaaccccaatgcttGCTGAGTACATTGGCAGGATTGTTGGCTCCCaaaatcttttggaaatcCACAATGCCAGCAGCAATTGCCTCGCGGACTCGATGGTAGGACAAAGCGTTGTGCCGTTTGTTGATCGGTGATTGGGACTCCGTAGAACTTGTGGTAACCGATTGGTTATCTCCAAACATAATAGTCTTGCCCTTAACTGTGACTCCTAGGTACCTCATTGTAATACGCACATCAATGATTTGTTCAACTGCAATACGTGCAGCCACAAATTCTGATCCGTAGGTAGCAGTCTCGACGGTAGcctgtcgtttcgaaaaccattcAAAAGGGGTTTGGTTTATGAGGTGGAGGATACCGGTGACTGAACGACCTGTAATCATATCATGATATAGGTTTGCGTCAACGTAGGTGGTTAAGACAACGGCCTTTCCCAAAGCCGTAGGGGCATCGTGGGGAACAAGTTCTTCCACATTTCCGTAGATGGAACGGGCCCATTCGTTGCTTCGGTCCGGTAGCTCAACGTAGTTGGGCTGATCGGTGCGCACACGGATTGCTCCTGCCTTCATCTTACGAAGGTATCCGTACATACGCTTAAGGCGATCAAGGTGGCCTTCTCGGGGAGCAACACGGAATCGAGCCATGGTCATCACAGCCGTAGCAATATCAAATCGCCCTAGGGTGATAAGCCATTGTAAACTCCCAATCAACGACTGATATTGCTTGATACCATCTTCGTTTAGTTCGGGAGTGGAGTCTAACTCAGGATGGTCACCTTTATCCAACGGTGAAACATACTGTTTGGGTGACTCGCCGTACATACGTTcgtactgctccatcatacgCGCGATATACTTCCGGGGGTGGTAAGACAAGGTTCCATCTTTGTCTCGCTCAAACGTACAACCTAGGTGGTACTCCAGTGGTCCAAcacctttgagcttgtacttgtggACACTTTTAAGTTGTTCAACAATACTACCGGGGTCATGTGCTgcgacggcaatgtcgtCGACGTAGACGGCAATATACTCGTAGACGCCTTGACTGGGTCGCATCCAAACATCGGAGTCGGCCTTGCTGGGTGTAAAACCCATGTCGCGAAGTGTGTCGGCGAACCTCTCATGCCAACGAAGTCCACTACTACGTAGACCGTACAGGGCCTTGTTGATGACAAGGATGTGACCGTTGAGGTCTCCGAACTCCggtccggcaacaacaaagactttctcttggGTTTTGGCTTCAAGATAGGCATTCCCAATGTCAGCTCCCCATAGCCTCAAGTTATTTAGCTCGGCCAGGAACACAACAATACGGAGGCTTCGAAGTGACACGACTCCAGAGTAGACGCTCTCAGGAGGCACGGGGGTAAGGTGACCTCCGGCAACCATACGAGCCTTGTGCCTGCCATCATGTTTGACATCGTAGACCGTGTGAATTCTGATCTTCCTGTACCCTTGTGGCGCGTTCGAGACATGTTTACCATTTAGAATAGCTTTACCTTTGTTGACGAAGGTATTGTATTCATGAAGCTGTGTACGCTCTATACTCTCAGCATCCTGCCATTTAGTGTTGCCATTGCGCTTGTCGATATCAACAGCGCTAAGATGGTCGCGAGGGATCTGGTACCCGAATTTATAGGTAGGTACACGACGGATAGAGTGTGTGCGGCTTTGGTTTACAAGGCGTTGGAACTTCTTCTGGCGGTTGACAAGTCGTTTGAACTGTTTCCAACCCGGGGTATCCAGCAAaccttggcgtttagcataGGCTGCGCAAGTAATAGGATCGTCGGCACGTATAACGTCTAGAGGTTCATAACTAGACTCTCTAGTTTCCCAGTTTACCAAAACATTAAACTTAGAACCTTTATAGTTAATGTCTGTGGTTTGAAGGGGTCCTTGGTGTGCCACAATGTCTTTAaacttccattgccgatCAGTATCagtcaattccttttctaggTCGGTCGCGactttatctagaatttcgttgtaggcgATGATTTCATCGTGTTCACCGTCATTGATTTCAACGAGAAATTGGATGTCATGTGGTTTGTcaggatcaagaattttCCTGGCAAtacgtgcacgaaaacgctccccattGTCCTGGGTATCGGTTAAAAAGGTGCGTCCGATGAGATCGTCCGGGGTGAAACCAGGTAGCGTGTGGATGGCATAAGAATTTCCGTCCTCAGTTCTGCGCGACTTAGTGAAGTTGATGGGCTTAGGAGGACTCTCCCCTTCATGTGGCTCAAGACGCAAATTGGTTTCACTAGGTTTCAACGCAGAGCGAACACTAGATCGGAGAAGGATCTTGTGGGAGTCGTTGGTGAGTACCTTGTAGGTAAGAGCatcaccaacggaatcagcaattccaacaaagtGGCCCCTTTTTTCAGTTCcgtcggaaggaaaagtagggTCTTCAAGTCGGTAGTAGATCGGTTCCCAGAAATGGAATTGAAGGAGTACGCTAATATCAGGGGTACTACCGTTGAGGACTTCAAGGGGAGTACGATCGTGTAAAGACTCATGTGCCAAATGATTGAACAAATAACAAATGTAGGAAACACACAATAACCATGTAGAATTGGGTGCACCGGTTTTGTTTAGGATATTATTCGCATTTGCTTCGACAGTTGCAATGCGGCGTTCAGcataattttggtgctggtGATTGGGCTCGCTTTGCCATTGATCAATGTGGTAAGCACGGGTAATATCAGAAACCTTCTTGCTGACTTCGGCCTTGGCACGATCACTAATGAGCTTATCCATGGCGCCACAATGACGAATATTGTCTTCAAGAGCATTGACAAACTCTTTGTCTGTTTTCATAGGATAAATGTCGGTGACAAGCGACCGTCTACCAACAAATAGTTGTGCAAATTTAGCGCCATTGTCAACAGCAGGCGTGTCCGACCAAATGGTATCGATAGCGACAGCTTCATTGCGCCGATGAACATTAAGTGCCGGAAAATGAGACTTGAAGTGCTTACGCATAGGTGCATGATAAACTTCGCGAGCAAACTGTGTGGTGGCCAAGATGGTCTTCCGAACTGTGTCGGAAGAGATCCAACCAAGACAAGGGCGCAAAGCTTCGTAATTGTGGGCATTGCGGCTCATATCATGCTTGTTTGACGAGAGTATATTGCCAATAGCCGTGGATGGATCGACCAATTCGTGTCATAATTGGCAACGTGCCTATGTCGGTATTCCCCGGTTGAATTGAAGCGAGGTTCAACGTACAGATCGCCGGGAAGGTCCTGGACGGCATCATGCCAGTCCGTGACAAGAtcaatttcattgtcaatgatAGATGGATCCCAGT from Phaeodactylum tricornutum CCAP 1055/1 chromosome 23, whole genome shotgun sequence includes:
- a CDS encoding predicted protein is translated as MVDSDEDFSLGEEDKYTEYDGCTEKHALEDIGPEHKAKSVRLKSPKSSNQTRGRMPSTLECTNLARQFKEDIPMEEAADEALEMEEADDYDAYKAGLDEGIPPENYPDESGEESDVEDVFGAASNADLKENGDIKDTVQV
- a CDS encoding predicted protein, with the protein product MAHGDIRKVLASASFCKQNPTSSLQSNMLEYSISRHAVTGTTSSLIDRGANGGLAGNDVKILNKTGRFASITGINDHTLPDLDIVTAAGLVESQNGPIIVILHQYAHHGKGKTIHSSAQLGYYKNVVEDRSRVLGGKQRIVTLDNYVIPLHIRQGLAYMDMRPPLDTEFDTLPHVVLTSDVDWDPSIIDNEIDLVTDWHDAVQDLPGDLYVEPRFNSTGEYRHRHHDMSRNAHNYEALRPCLGWISSDTVRKTILATTQFAREVYHAPMRKHFKSHFPALNVHRRNEAVAIDTIWSDTPAVDNGAKFAQLFVGRRSLVTDIYPMKTDKEFVNALEDNIRHCGAMDKLISDRAKAEVSKKVSDITRAYHIDQWQSEPNHQHQNYAERRIATVEANANNILNKTGAPNSTWLLCVSYICYLFNHLAHESLHDRTPLEVLNGSTPDISVLLQFHFWEPIYYRLEDPTFPSDGTEKRGHFVGIADSVGDALTYKVLTNDSHKILLRSSVRSALKPSETNLRLEPHEGESPPKPINFTKSRRTEDGNSYAIHTLPGQWGAFSCTYCQENS
- a CDS encoding predicted protein; this translates as MPFLIGVAISSRRAEYLVSLIVYGAMPQLCLKGKPSLEARASFILDRCHRQPKTAFKTQTTPQRQIVSELSLCVEVAGASQDDGASIFQGNCNDGNKHQVFDFIPASGTDNAYHQIRASHSNKCLGVADGALAPGADIVQLSCVDNDPATLWKQRDGVLILQHSGYCLSVDASSRSTSGAFMVQWFCDSPSVKWQVKTVSEQYDGLQQLLKRSNFARRSESGFYLSTGTTHDNQFLTTNSSWSETETDGATYSGCGSYGQDTFNRHRTGPAFVFTIPGFVAGDTYDVTMGFAEMWVPQCQDGKRIMNITVNGRTFAQDLDVYNAAGGCRTALILTKSFEASSRGEFVIDFTSTIHNPMVSFIQIQHVGANAMQARMLADVPTASPNLSIEPTIARATNVSTIVSEGFSGLCVDILGGSVSDGAQAVQASCNGGDSQEYQFLIVGEGQFQVVASHSQKCLGVADLDVTDSADVIQLPCTSNTLWYVVGGGAYLQLRVLHSAKCLSIFGASIAPGTKLVQEACDEGPDQLWRVADGLFAEETLEPSASAAPSPSPSVSFEPTRAGAGKGPPAPTIQPTLSNAPSSMPSLSALRGSSPPSQQPSQTVSVSPSVSVEPTIAPGPPLFYLKTGTNQDLAYISAPSFAPTFSSAPTESSEVPSLAPSTSVSPSTSPTSSAEPTVAPEPNPWEGEYAMTLVAVAAANLDDGRILAWSAWSRTHYARSVGKTFISIFDPATNESTEGEITNTNHDMFCPGTATLGDGRIMITGGSNAASVTFFDPSANSWYRGPPMKIPRGYHSMTVLGDGSVFTLGGSWSGAGRGNRGGEVWSPTGGWVLKSNILIPGSSSLLTNDVGGVFRSDNHMWLFTAPNGKVFHAGPSKRMHWIDVAGEGEISDSLLRGNDNDAMNGNAVMFDIGKIFTVGGAPNYEYGDNEGTKLAHVIDINAGEGSETVQRVGDMAFARTLANSVGLPSGEVIVIGGQTKVFLFTDREAVFAAEIWSPNTGQFTTLAEMKIPRTYHSVAILMKDGRVWAAGGGLCGNCPTNHKDAEILTPPYLLNEDGSLKTRPVIQSSPSRLVPGETINVSVDTSGNHNFVLMRISAVTHSVNNDQRRIPLTTVGGDNNSFQLIAPDNYNVTVPGTYFLFAMNADGVPSVGKTIVVDAPDGPQPDPPLIFPIESADFSGLDRWVKEQTSYNNLVTTFPISYGPLRDLGVISNSRLHIPASV